In Thermoproteales archaeon, the following are encoded in one genomic region:
- a CDS encoding slipin family protein, translated as MGVYEIFSFMFFSFIGVFVLVLILSGIRVIKEWERAPVLRLGRFIGLKGPGIIYIIPFVDRIPTIVSLRIMTIPFSSEQTLTKDNVPVNVDAVMYVKVVDPEKAILNVEDYYQASLWAAQTTLREVIGRIELQELLSHREMVGQELRKIIDEKTEEWGIKVISVEVKDVVIPQILQDAMSRQAQAERERQARVTLAKAEWEAAELMLKASKVYEKNRIALMLRWMNMLYEIGQQPGTNTLIFVPANVPEAGFPFSILGIKGLEKLSKEKEEK; from the coding sequence ATGGGAGTATACGAAATATTCTCATTCATGTTCTTTTCTTTCATAGGCGTATTCGTTCTAGTGCTCATTTTAAGCGGAATAAGGGTCATAAAGGAATGGGAGCGCGCGCCAGTGTTAAGACTGGGAAGATTTATTGGTCTTAAAGGACCTGGTATCATATACATAATCCCTTTTGTAGATAGGATCCCAACAATAGTGTCATTGAGGATTATGACCATACCATTCTCCTCCGAGCAAACTCTTACAAAAGACAATGTACCAGTAAACGTCGACGCTGTAATGTATGTAAAAGTTGTAGATCCTGAAAAGGCGATATTAAACGTTGAAGACTATTATCAAGCGTCTCTCTGGGCTGCCCAAACCACTTTGAGAGAAGTTATAGGGAGGATAGAGCTGCAGGAACTGCTTTCTCATAGAGAAATGGTTGGGCAGGAACTCCGGAAGATCATAGACGAGAAAACAGAAGAATGGGGTATAAAAGTCATATCTGTCGAAGTTAAAGACGTTGTCATCCCCCAGATATTGCAGGATGCCATGTCCAGACAAGCCCAGGCTGAGAGGGAGAGACAAGCTAGAGTAACCTTAGCCAAGGCAGAATGGGAGGCGGCAGAGCTCATGCTTAAAGCGTCTAAAGTTTACGAGAAAAATAGGATAGCTTTAATGTTAAGATGGATGAATATGCTGTATGAGATAGGCCAGCAACCTGGTACTAACACTTTGATATTTGTGCCAGCTAACGTACCTGAAGCTGGATTTCCATTTAGCATATTAGGAATAAAGGGGCTAGAGAAACTGTCCAAAGAGAAAGAAGAAAAATGA
- a CDS encoding nodulation protein NfeD produces the protein MKAKALTTSLIMACIVFFAYFSTAEHAENTVVVGSITGEIGIASEKYVENLILFAERCNARLIILKIDTPGGELNTIKKIITLFESSKIPVCVFVYPQGATAWSGGAFLLMASHIAVMASGASVGSAQPVKVTPAGISFTNQSKITNAVTALIKHSARLHGRNETIAEMFVTKNLNIGTVEAKKYGVIDFIADSLPELLTKLEDKVLILYEEEGELRWKLTEKENVSDYKLLWSFENISKSEIREFSEGPQIKILRIIANPLIAILMLIFGIYVFLIGVKTPGIGAEVLGATMLFIALVGLGLIGVEWAGVLIVLTGFLLTLLELKTHVGLLLLGGAILIVLGSLMLIPSSELLLSSKEIAAMQAYIVATGAFLAALFAVIVYKVAKVQARKPYLGREKLIGSTGVAATDLDPEGEVRVTGEYWRARSVHGKISKGEKVRVVSREGLTLIVEKLKINYTE, from the coding sequence ATGAAAGCGAAAGCGCTTACCACTTCATTGATAATGGCATGCATTGTCTTTTTTGCGTATTTTAGTACTGCTGAACATGCCGAAAATACTGTAGTTGTAGGAAGTATAACTGGCGAGATAGGCATTGCCAGCGAAAAATACGTCGAGAATCTGATATTGTTCGCGGAACGCTGCAACGCTAGGTTAATCATATTAAAAATAGATACCCCCGGTGGAGAACTCAATACAATCAAAAAAATAATAACCTTGTTTGAATCTTCCAAAATACCAGTCTGCGTATTCGTTTATCCTCAAGGCGCTACGGCTTGGAGCGGTGGAGCCTTCCTGCTCATGGCATCTCATATAGCCGTCATGGCAAGCGGAGCGAGCGTAGGCTCTGCACAACCCGTTAAGGTAACTCCAGCTGGCATATCCTTCACCAACCAATCCAAGATCACCAATGCAGTAACAGCGCTCATAAAGCATAGCGCTAGACTGCACGGAAGGAATGAAACTATAGCTGAAATGTTTGTTACTAAAAACCTGAATATTGGAACCGTAGAGGCGAAAAAGTATGGTGTAATAGATTTTATTGCTGACAGCCTTCCAGAGCTTCTCACAAAGCTCGAGGATAAAGTCTTGATATTGTATGAAGAAGAGGGAGAGCTGAGGTGGAAGCTTACGGAAAAAGAGAATGTAAGCGACTATAAATTGTTATGGAGTTTTGAGAATATAAGTAAATCAGAAATCCGCGAGTTTAGTGAAGGACCGCAGATAAAAATTTTGAGAATAATCGCGAATCCTCTAATAGCTATTCTAATGCTGATATTCGGCATATACGTTTTCTTGATAGGGGTGAAGACTCCGGGCATAGGAGCTGAAGTTTTAGGAGCGACGATGCTGTTTATCGCGTTGGTCGGGTTAGGGCTAATTGGAGTAGAATGGGCTGGAGTGCTTATTGTCTTGACAGGATTCCTGCTGACGCTTTTAGAGCTGAAAACTCATGTAGGATTACTGCTACTAGGCGGTGCGATATTGATCGTCTTAGGATCATTAATGCTCATTCCATCCAGCGAGCTACTTTTATCATCCAAGGAAATAGCTGCTATGCAAGCGTACATCGTAGCTACTGGAGCTTTCTTAGCGGCTCTCTTCGCTGTCATAGTTTATAAGGTAGCTAAAGTGCAAGCTCGCAAGCCCTATCTGGGCAGGGAGAAGCTAATAGGTTCAACAGGCGTAGCGGCTACCGATTTAGATCCTGAAGGAGAGGTAAGAGTGACGGGAGAGTATTGGAGAGCCCGAAGCGTTCATGGAAAAATAAGCAAGGGAGAAAAGGTAAGAGTAGTTTCCCGTGAAGGACTAACTTTGATTGTTGAAAAACTAAAAATAAATTATACTGAATAA
- a CDS encoding AEC family transporter: protein MSSILEPIILFYLPLALGYIFKKYGKASERFSKDFSRLILYIFLPALLFDSIYTKSLGGEFGELLTLTLVGTASVFYFLAVSKLFFKNRFELSMTLFYANSGYLPIPLAISFWGVEAVPLIGFYIIGNNLTSNILIPLLSARDLKGGLERLKNFPPIYAALLGLILAVAKIEIPGIVLKAASTIGDLAPTLALIVLGVDIASSGSFDLDGVKVYLIRQVFSIFLPFLAFIIGLRDLAFYIVILEALMPPAVSNIILAQEYDIKPEKVARVVLTATILATLVTIPFLIFLFSV from the coding sequence ATGTCGAGCATACTAGAGCCGATAATACTGTTTTATCTCCCTCTGGCTCTAGGCTATATATTTAAAAAATATGGAAAAGCTTCGGAGAGGTTTAGCAAGGATTTCTCGAGACTGATCTTGTATATTTTTCTCCCTGCTCTGCTTTTCGACTCTATTTACACGAAAAGCCTGGGCGGCGAATTCGGCGAGCTTTTAACGTTAACCTTGGTAGGTACAGCATCAGTTTTTTATTTTCTAGCAGTTTCAAAGCTTTTTTTCAAAAATAGGTTTGAGCTTTCGATGACCTTGTTCTATGCTAATTCTGGCTATCTGCCTATACCTTTAGCTATTTCCTTTTGGGGAGTCGAAGCTGTGCCGCTGATAGGATTTTATATTATAGGTAATAACTTAACTTCTAACATTTTGATACCCTTGCTGTCAGCTAGAGACTTAAAGGGGGGATTGGAAAGATTGAAAAATTTCCCACCGATCTATGCTGCTCTACTAGGATTGATTCTGGCGGTTGCGAAAATCGAAATTCCAGGGATCGTTTTAAAAGCTGCCTCAACTATAGGCGATCTGGCTCCCACGCTTGCGCTCATCGTTTTGGGGGTTGATATCGCATCAAGCGGTAGCTTTGACCTGGACGGGGTGAAGGTTTACTTGATAAGACAGGTTTTTTCGATTTTTCTTCCTTTTTTAGCGTTTATTATCGGGTTAAGGGATTTGGCTTTTTATATTGTGATTCTTGAAGCTCTCATGCCTCCAGCAGTGTCCAATATTATACTAGCTCAAGAATACGATATTAAGCCTGAAAAAGTTGCTAGGGTTGTTTTAACAGCAACTATTTTGGCGACTTTGGTAACTATACCTTTTCTAATCTTTTTATTTAGCGTTTAG